In Oreochromis niloticus isolate F11D_XX unplaced genomic scaffold, O_niloticus_UMD_NMBU tig00001461_pilon, whole genome shotgun sequence, the genomic window caataaggataattatttgGCCatttgtaaataacaaaatatctttaacttaaagcaaaattgggaaacaaagtccaaaacaagtctttatattaaggccatcagtcaaacaatactgtttggtctgggtctaaatagagcgcgttgtgtgtgacgtcttcttttgcgcatgcgggccgctttgagcgttcacactagagcacgtttgctgtcacattttatttgtagtgtgaacaagcagacaaaaaaatcggatttgatcaaaaaatccgaactgagcattaagacctgcagtgtgaacgtagcctaagtcaTGGATCTAGAAGCATAAGCAACTGGTTTTCAGCTCCCCTCCTCAGCTTGAAGTAAGACAGCTCCAAGCCCATCCTTTGAGGCATCTGTTGAGATTTTCAAACTTTTGTTGGATCATAATATGCAAGCACTGGGCGAGTTGTCAGtgtggtttttaaatctttccatTTTTGTTCATGCCTTGCTGTCCGTATGAATTCCAAGGAATCACAAAGCTACTCTCTTAGTGctgatcagtgttgggcaagttactttgaaaaagtaattaattatatttactagttacttcttcaaaaaagtaactgagttagtaactgagttacaatattctaaaagtaattaattacttgaaaagtaactattgcgttacttttaaaaaacgtttaaccctctggggtccagggtataattggccatttttaactacttttgattttccctctacattttacctttaaaaactatttactttgccttgtttggtatcatccttttcggcacaacctcacgtgtctgaatttacagttatgtttttattctgatatactgtattaacacaattgatctaaaatcagacaaaaaacataaaatcagagtagaaaaagttttttttttactgtaacaaccacaaacatgtttaatgaatcatatttcataactttaaacgcaaatataaattgtcaattttaaaatcctatgcacaagttttgcaaacaacaaagttatttgcatccatttacctttggATGATTACCTAAAAGTTCTTTAGAAAATCTTTGAGCTATCTCATAATGCTGGAAGGTGCTGGTTCTCCTTCTTTAAACGGTGCAAAGATGGGCGTTGCCATTTCTTACTTATGTTTCACTCTTGTAGTTCAAaatctctgcttttattttttaaatgtgtcctATCTAATTAAACCTTTTTATTGTATAGTTTATGGATTCATTTCCTGCTTTtaagtttttgttatttatttaaacttcaTCTTTaacttgttattattatcatgatCGATTTCTCTTATTACTCaacttttttaaacattttttaaataggCAGGTTCAAGTTTAAGGTTCAGGGTAAAAACTGCTGCCGTGTCTCTTTCCTCACTCACGAGACCCAAATGAACAAAAGAGCGCCACACCCCAGCAGTAAATGTAAAGGCGTAGTGAAACCTGTAAAAACAACCAGTGGTGAGAGGTAATGTCaaagtcttttttgttttttgttttttatgacagaagaaaaatatGCTCAGATTATACATTCTCACAATTTATTATCAAACGATTAGAATTTCAAATTAGTTTTACATGGGGCCATGGACCTATGTCTTTCCACACAGCTTTGAGAGACAAGGGCTGCTGCACCCAGGCAGTAAACACTTTAATTGCATGTGGTAAAAACAGAATGTTAACATGACTGGTCAAAAGTTAGGGGAAAGCCACAGTTTCCTTTTATTTGGTTTGAATCCACTATTCAGCTCACATTTCATCTTCTACACCTTTTGGACATCTCCCTATTTGGAGACGTTGCTTCTGGCATTACCATGGGAACCATCCCAGGTTGGTGTCCAGCCAGTTGACGTAGAGAAGGGGGAAAGAGAACATTCCCTAACACCACAATTTATAGCCCTGTTTTTCTCTAGGAGAGTCAGCTTTAAAGTTTTGTACCTTCTGATGCCATCACTCATCCAGAGAGACTATTCCCCTCACACATTACTCAGAAAAGAAGGCTTCTCTCTGTTTATGTCTATTAGTATCTGAGTGTAACAATCTAAATCCTAAACTATTCTACAATATGTATCTGTGtgcaataaagaataaaacataaatgtgtGATACAAATTAAGAGGTAATTGTGTAGTATAAAATAAAGGGGGTATATGAGcattagggaaaaaaaaacaaattctaaCAATAACGATGTAGAATTTTCAAGTGTTTGTAGTTTACGTGAGTGTTTATTTCTGTGATACCTTTTTACTTTCACTccctacattttaacacaaatatctgcaCTTCCCctaattacattttcaaaacagactCAGTGCTTTAGTTTCATTTATAGCGTTTAGCTAACataagcaaacacacaaactctttgtgtgcagtttgtcacatAGTGGGTTACAAGCTAAAGCTCCAGCTACTGTATTttacagggagagaaaagagagataCCGAACCtcactgagagagaaagaaagtgaTGCTCATGGTCATAGTTAGGTTACATCTAGTGTAGCAGAGAATGTTTCTTATTCTTATTGTTCTCTTCATTCGCTCTTGTAGGTAACAGGTTGCGGTCACTGCTGTCACTGAACTTTATGAAAGCACAGGGGAGCAGAAAGAGCCCTTGCTCTCCAATAGAAATTTTGCACTTGAGCCACAGGGACGAGAAGCAACTTCTGTGGGATCTTGAAGAGTCACTAAAGATGTTTCTGACAATTTTTGTAACCAAAccaatttaaatttttaataatttGTCACAGTGTACACAGTTTTTAATAGTGGTAAATAATCCTGACCGTAAACAGCACGCAAAGATTCATTTACTTTTCACAAAATGCACAAGAGGACAATTATTGAGTTTTTCCTCAGCAGAGTAATTTAGTGCAGTGCACGTTAAACCAAATTATTATACAGAGCAAACTCTGCTATCTTTGGTTTGATAAACATACAGGTTTTCAGCTGTTTGGGGGCTGAGCTGGTTTCATTTTATGCACATTACCTCCCGACAGTGGTGCCTCCAGAATTTTTTCATAGGGGTGGCAGTGACTAACAAATGCAAAGTTAAATATGGGGACAGAATGATCTATGCTCTAAATAAATCAGACTCTAACACCTATGATAGGAAGTCAATTCTTTCTGGGAACTATGGAGTTTTATGAGCCAAATGTAGGCAATTAGTGTCTAAGTTTACAAGACAAGAATAATGAGTACAATTAGTAGTTTATGTACCCCTTCACTAACTCTGTGCTATTCTATGCAGACATTTTATATGTCAAAATCTACTGAGAGCAAAATGTTtgagaaatgagaaagaaaacaaaaatacagccaattttattttacaattttatttctctgaGCTCTGAGATAAATGGGTGAAAGCATTGTGAAGGTGAGAAGAACAATTGGGCTATGATGCTGTTGTTTCCATTGGCTAAGAGAATAAGACCAAAGAAATCAGCAGTGTCACAAAGAGCAGCATCATGAGGCTTGTTGTAGTGCTAGCAGTTGTACTGCTGGgctgtgatgttgttgttaCAGCAGTGCTGGGACTGTTGCAGAGGTCACCCTGACAGCAGCTGATTTCTGCTCCAATGATTGCTGAGATCTGCGCAATTTTTGTGTTTGAGCAAATCATCTTGGAGGTGCAGCCCTTTACTTTAGTGGTTTCCCCTTCTGCATTCATTGAggaaacaaaaatgattttactGTGCTGCAAGTTTGAACAAATGAGTCACTGAACGTTGCTCTGAGCAGGAAAGAACAAACTCAACGCCTGTTACCTGCTACTGAGATGCAGTGGTCCTCATTTCCATTGCAGGTTAGAGTTTTGGTGCAATCGATTCCATCGCATTGGTAGCACTTTTTCCCATTTGGAGAGGGTATGGTGCCACctgttaaaaacagaaatatttctaatatttgtctccctgctcattttagctaagTTCCAAAACTCAGATATAcaaaaagtgtatatttatgttattggtattgttattgttattgagatacttttaaaagtttttactCTTTTTACTGTGACGATGAGTCGCTCAATAACAA contains:
- the LOC109200297 gene encoding urokinase plasminogen activator surface receptor; translation: MVQVPRPACALQCYECIPGLSLNCTETTKECPSNTQCGSFRIISYAGGTDLTDVKMKMCALAEECSEASVNLGVAQAVITSKCCTSDLCNTQDAPGGTIPSPNGKKCYQCDGIDCTKTLTCNGNEDHCISVAEGETTKVKGCTSKMICSNTKIAQISAIIGAEISCCQGDLCNSPSTAVTTTSQPSSTTASTTTSLMMLLFVTLLISLVLFS